TGTAGTACGTGCCGTCGACGCTGGCGGCCTGGCGCAGCCCCTCCGGGAACTGGTCGAAGAAGTCCTCGCCCACCAGGGAGCCGACCGGCGTCGCGAGCTTGTTCTTCGCGAACTGCCCCGGCCACGCGACGTCCCCCAGGTACACGTCGGGGGTCGGCGACCCGGCGGCGATCTGCGTCGTCAGTGACGTCCGGTTCGTGTCGGTGTCGCTCGGCGCACTGACGATCCGCACGCGGATGTCGGGGTACTCCTGCTGGAAGGCGGCGATGAGTCGACGGCGCAGGTCACCGCCGTCCTTCGAGGCCACCTGTCCGGCCCACCAGCTGATCGTCGCCGGGCCCTCCGGGGGCCCGGTCGGCCAGTCGGCGACCTCGGTGCGCTCGGGGCGGGTGGAGCAGCCGGCGAGCAGCAGCACCCCCGTGCCCCCGAGCAGGAACAGCCTGCGGTCGATGTCCATCCGTCCTCCTCGACGTCCGGTCCGCACCCCGACCCTCACGGGACACGTTGCTGTACGTCCACACAACTCCGCGCTCGCTGGGAGTCACGGCAACGCCCGACGGCTGCCGTCGCGCACGCGGGACACGTGCCCGACGGCGGGAGGGCGGCGGGTTACGGTGAGCACGTGCCCGGACGTCGAGCGACCCTCACCGAGCGCGTCGACGGCGACGCCATCCTCGTCGTCCGCCGTGATCCACGACGACGTCGCGCGCGGACGACCCCGTGGGGCCGGGTGCTCGTCGGTGTCGTCCTCGTGGCCCTGCTCGGCGGCGCCGCCGTCGCGACGGTCGGCACCCTGGTCTCCGAGCGGACGGCGGAACGCCTGGCGGTCGAGGAGGCCACCGACGACACCGCCGCGATCGCCCGGTCCGTCGTCGAACCGGCGCTGCTCGACGCGGTCGCGGACCCCGGTGCGCCCGCGCGCGACCGGCGGGAGGCCACCGCCCGCCTCGACCGTGCCGGGCGGGCCGTCACCGCGGCCACCGACGCCGTCCGGGTGAAGCTCTGGTCGGCCGACGGCACCGTCCTGTGGTCGGACGAACCGCGGTTGACCGGGCAGCGCTTCGGGCTCTCCGACGAGGACCGGGAAGCCCTCGAGACCGACCGCTCCGACGCCGAGGTGTCCGACCTGTCCGCGCCCGAGAACCGGTACGAACGCGGCCGCGGCCCGCTGCTCGAGGCGTACCAGGCGGTGCACCTGCCCTCCGGTGACCCGCTGCTGCTCGAGGTCTACTACCCGTACGACGCCGTGCTCGCGAGTGCCGCGTCGCTCCGGTCGGCCTTCGCGGCGCTCGCGTTCGGGACCGTGGCGGTCGGCATCGCGCTGCTCCTGCCCGTCGTGCTGTGGCTGCTGCTGCGTCTGCGGGCCGGCCAGCGCGACCGGGAGCGCCTGCTCGTCCGGGCGCTCGACGCCGAGACCGCCGAACGACGCCGCCTGGCCGCCGACCTGCACGACGGCCCGGTGCAGGACATCGCCGGGCTCGCCCTCACCCTCGGGGCCGCGGCCCGGAGCACGACCGGCTCCGGTGCCGCCGTGCTCGAGGACTCCGCGACGACCCTGCGGTCCGCCGTGTCCGCCCTGCGCTCGTCGATGTCGGCCATCCAGCCCGCGGCCCCGGACCGCGAGGGGCTGGCGGCCGCGCTCGACGACGCGACCGCCCGGGGGCGCGCCGCGGGACTCGCGGTCCGGGTGGACGTGCCGGTGACCGTCGCGGCCGCCCCCGCGGCACTGCTGGCCGCGGTCCGGTTCGTCCGCGAG
The sequence above is drawn from the Curtobacterium sp. L6-1 genome and encodes:
- a CDS encoding sensor histidine kinase; this encodes MPGRRATLTERVDGDAILVVRRDPRRRRARTTPWGRVLVGVVLVALLGGAAVATVGTLVSERTAERLAVEEATDDTAAIARSVVEPALLDAVADPGAPARDRREATARLDRAGRAVTAATDAVRVKLWSADGTVLWSDEPRLTGQRFGLSDEDREALETDRSDAEVSDLSAPENRYERGRGPLLEAYQAVHLPSGDPLLLEVYYPYDAVLASAASLRSAFAALAFGTVAVGIALLLPVVLWLLLRLRAGQRDRERLLVRALDAETAERRRLAADLHDGPVQDIAGLALTLGAAARSTTGSGAAVLEDSATTLRSAVSALRSSMSAIQPAAPDREGLAAALDDATARGRAAGLAVRVDVPVTVAAAPAALLAAVRFVREAVANTVRHAEADAVEVVVHRDEDDLVVRVADDGVGFDADRVLAARRSGHLGTTLLRQVAEDAGGTLLLRTAPGAGTTWELSVPAGTGPQW